AGTTGACTTGGCATCCAAGTAAAGATAGGATGGAGGTATTAAAATGCTGTGCAACCTCCATCTCAGTTTAAATGGGTTCAAAGTCGTTGCTGGAACAACAAGGAATAGAAAATGAGCGAAGTAATTCTTCAACTTTTCGTAGGTTCTCCTTTTTCAACCCTTTTTCATGAATGTAAACATAATCTGGTTTCGGCTTTGACAGCACCCTCTCAAGTGTCTCTGTTGTAAGTGTAGGTATTGCGTATTCTGGCACCATATGGGCGAAGTTGAGCTTTTTTCCGTGAACCATTTCTGTAAATCTCGGTGCGTAATGTCCGCCACCGAATCCCACAATCACGGGATACTTTGTCTCTTCCAGTGCAAGAACAGTTCTTGCGATAACCTCTGCAGCTTTCTGGTCTCTCCATCTCTCCTCATTACTCCCTATTTCTATGAACATTATTGGAGTTTCCACAAATGGACCATGGTGTGTTACCTCGAGCGAAATTTTGTAGTCCATTCCAGCCCCGAGCAAAAACAGCTTTCGCAGAGCATTGCCCATAAGTTCTGGTGCTGCAGGAGCAAAATCAAAGTCCCGACCTCCAAACTCTGCCTTTGAGAAATTCCCGATAGGATGTACTGTCAATGTAGGAATTCCTGTCTCACTCTTATGCCTTGAAAGAACAATGATTTTCTCAAACTCAAGTCCAGAATTTCTGACTGCAATGTCAAACTGCTCTGCATATATGTGTAGGTTTTTCATCGTGACCAAGAAAAGGTGTTTATGCTTCCAAACGGGATTACCGTCAAATTGCTCGCCTAGAACTTCCCAGTCAACAAGGGAAAGGACTGCATCGCGAATAGTCATACTTGCTCTATCTGGTTCTGACGCTACTAGAAGAAACATTCTCTCACAGTTCTGAATTACTGCTTTTTCTTTCCATTGGCAGATTTTTTTGTTTCTGGCTTCTTTTTCTGTTTAACTGCTTTTTCTTTGGTCTTTGTGACACATTTTTCAAGCATTGCCTCAAACTCACCAGACACATAAAGTAGGAAAAGCATTGACTTCATTAGCTTCTCAAACTCTTGCTCTAGATTTTCCTCGTCAGTTAAATCCAGAAAACCATGGTCCACTAGCTTTTCAAGGGTAACATAACCAACTGCTTCCATCAGACGAATCTCATCTGCACTCACAATGTCATCAGAGACCACTTCAATTTCTCCACCATCCACCTCACTCATTTTCTCGTAGACTGCATTTTTGAAGTCTGAAGAAAAAAGGTCTGTCTCCATTTCTTCCGGTTGGAGAATGCCACATCTTGTAAATTTCTCAAAATGTTGCCCTATGGTGTCAATATCTGTGCCAAATTCCTCAGCCATCTCTGCCAGTTCTCTGAAAGCTTCAAATTCGCCCTCATCTTCCTTTTCAACATTCTTTTTTGTCTCCTTCTTTTTCTGCGGATTCGATGTTTTTTTCCTCATAATTGGGCAAGGAGCATGATGTATATAATTCTTTTTTTATGTGTGATGTGTGGGAGGTTGTCATATTCGCCAAGGAAGTGTACTGAATCATGTATTTGTCCGTGTGTGAAAAAGAGTCCTATTCTGA
This portion of the Thermoplasmata archaeon genome encodes:
- a CDS encoding D-aminoacyl-tRNA deacylase, whose protein sequence is MFLLVASEPDRASMTIRDAVLSLVDWEVLGEQFDGNPVWKHKHLFLVTMKNLHIYAEQFDIAVRNSGLEFEKIIVLSRHKSETGIPTLTVHPIGNFSKAEFGGRDFDFAPAAPELMGNALRKLFLLGAGMDYKISLEVTHHGPFVETPIMFIEIGSNEERWRDQKAAEVIARTVLALEETKYPVIVGFGGGHYAPRFTEMVHGKKLNFAHMVPEYAIPTLTTETLERVLSKPKPDYVYIHEKGLKKENLRKVEELLRSFSIPCCSSNDFEPI